From Enhydrobacter sp., the proteins below share one genomic window:
- a CDS encoding HD domain-containing protein — protein MLNWLRRSSRNANLTRAGATAQFCERFFTSSGLIVFKGNDDVDQIAWRLLNSREMQRLRRIRQLGFSDLVYPGATHSRLAHSIGVYHTARNLVRLIEGQVEKIDAYRRQVVLLAALLHDVGHGPFSHAFEGATAKAGMGKDHEDWSADIILGDTEVHAILNAVDSKIADHIARLLKEEEPKDIFATIVSSQFDADRLDYLQRDRRMTGVQFGHLDQDWLFDCLRVGKVTVGTDDPFDADCLYLSPKGRRVAEEYIEARHRLYIMVYMHKTTRGAEKILEHLLRMFSTQIREGKIDSSNFPGSQLLKFFSTTNPELKAYLGLDDSVIWTELGRMADELDGEIAELAARLRNRCLYKCFDVAEKLGGKPPGNIRLRFKKALRDAGGISYLEDDYALSPYKAYDFDSPSALSKVLVKEHESDAQPTGIEILSPVIKTLTEREQFYRLYVSDAEQLAKLEKIWTGVTQ, from the coding sequence GTCTCGCAACGCCAACTTAACCAGAGCGGGAGCCACCGCCCAATTCTGCGAAAGATTCTTTACGTCATCTGGCCTGATTGTCTTCAAAGGGAATGATGACGTCGATCAGATAGCGTGGCGGCTTTTGAATTCTCGGGAGATGCAAAGGCTCCGCAGGATTCGACAGTTAGGATTCTCTGACTTGGTTTATCCCGGAGCGACTCACAGCCGACTTGCTCACTCGATCGGGGTGTATCACACGGCGCGCAATCTCGTGCGCCTCATCGAGGGACAAGTAGAAAAGATCGACGCATATCGCCGCCAGGTCGTCCTGCTCGCGGCGCTACTTCACGACGTGGGTCATGGCCCGTTCAGTCACGCGTTTGAGGGCGCCACGGCGAAAGCAGGAATGGGGAAAGATCACGAGGATTGGAGCGCCGACATCATTCTCGGCGATACCGAGGTCCACGCAATTCTTAATGCCGTAGATTCGAAAATTGCGGACCACATCGCGCGGCTTCTCAAGGAAGAGGAGCCGAAGGACATTTTCGCGACAATTGTTTCCAGTCAATTTGACGCTGATCGACTCGATTATCTTCAGCGAGATAGACGGATGACAGGTGTCCAGTTCGGTCATCTTGATCAGGATTGGCTATTCGATTGTCTGAGAGTTGGAAAGGTCACTGTGGGTACCGATGATCCTTTCGATGCAGATTGTTTGTATTTAAGTCCGAAAGGACGTCGGGTTGCCGAAGAGTACATCGAGGCCCGGCATCGGCTTTACATCATGGTCTATATGCATAAGACGACCCGTGGTGCTGAGAAAATCCTCGAGCATCTCCTTCGAATGTTCAGTACTCAAATACGAGAGGGAAAGATCGACTCTTCAAATTTTCCAGGCAGCCAGCTTCTCAAATTCTTCTCCACCACCAATCCAGAACTCAAAGCATATCTCGGCTTGGATGATTCTGTGATTTGGACGGAACTAGGCCGCATGGCGGACGAGCTTGATGGAGAAATCGCAGAATTGGCCGCTCGCCTTCGGAATCGTTGTCTATACAAATGCTTCGACGTCGCAGAGAAACTTGGCGGGAAGCCGCCTGGAAATATTCGTCTTCGCTTCAAGAAAGCTCTTCGCGATGCTGGTGGCATTTCCTACTTGGAAGACGACTACGCGCTGAGCCCATACAAGGCCTACGACTTCGATAGTCCATCGGCGCTTAGCAAAGTACTCGTGAAGGAACACGAGTCTGATGCTCAACCGACCGGTATTGAAATCCTGTCGCCGGTCATAAAGACGCTCACAGAGCGAGAGCAGTTTTATCGTTTGTATGTTTCAGATGCCGAACAGTTGGCGAAGCTCGAAAAGATCTGGACGGGGGTCACACAATGA
- a CDS encoding sel1 repeat family protein produces MRASVHPLSNPGHAVLRVTEIDAAPQGLALSIQRQQGPDSHLADDGWRRTETWLVPSRVKRSGTVLEFELGPEICDRLAGVATVRLRIREPDIGVVGTTVVAWPPMLTSGAAHHGADDDDNVVRLRRALGPVREEAAPTEPPPAPAPQPDPPLRALRDPPTQPRNVGTWAFYGALLLVIVAGGAYAYWHFMRGEEARPVAAAPALPQPAPTAAAASGKKSIREVTAEYFATNPGPEAMVATAKAYVQANDLEGAFLVWRRAAEAGHPDAQLALGEFYDPLVQPPKAGFTPDGRRAVEWYERAALAGSAEAQRKVGLLLAKGGAGLSADTAKARTWLQQAAAQNDVDARKALDSLPK; encoded by the coding sequence GTGCGCGCTTCCGTTCACCCCCTGTCCAACCCCGGCCACGCTGTCCTGCGCGTTACCGAGATCGATGCCGCGCCGCAAGGGTTGGCCTTGTCGATCCAGCGCCAGCAGGGGCCGGACTCGCATCTCGCCGACGACGGCTGGCGCCGCACCGAGACCTGGCTGGTGCCGTCGCGGGTCAAGCGCAGCGGCACCGTGCTGGAATTCGAACTCGGGCCCGAAATCTGCGACCGGCTGGCTGGCGTCGCGACTGTTCGCTTGCGGATCCGGGAGCCCGACATCGGGGTGGTCGGAACGACGGTCGTCGCATGGCCACCGATGCTGACATCGGGTGCGGCGCATCACGGAGCCGATGACGACGACAACGTCGTTCGCTTGCGACGCGCTCTCGGGCCCGTCCGTGAAGAGGCCGCGCCCACGGAACCGCCACCCGCCCCGGCACCGCAGCCCGACCCGCCGTTGCGCGCGCTACGCGACCCGCCAACGCAGCCGCGCAACGTCGGCACCTGGGCATTCTATGGCGCTCTGCTCCTGGTGATCGTCGCCGGCGGTGCCTACGCCTACTGGCACTTCATGCGCGGCGAGGAGGCTCGGCCCGTCGCTGCCGCGCCGGCGCTGCCGCAGCCCGCACCAACCGCAGCCGCCGCATCGGGAAAGAAGTCGATCCGCGAAGTGACGGCGGAGTACTTCGCGACCAACCCCGGCCCCGAGGCCATGGTCGCGACCGCAAAGGCCTATGTGCAGGCCAACGATCTCGAGGGCGCCTTCCTCGTCTGGCGACGCGCCGCCGAAGCGGGCCATCCGGACGCACAGCTCGCGCTCGGCGAGTTCTACGATCCACTGGTCCAGCCGCCGAAGGCCGGCTTCACGCCGGACGGCCGTCGCGCCGTCGAATGGTACGAGCGTGCGGCACTGGCCGGCTCGGCCGAAGCGCAGCGCAAGGTCGGCCTCCTGCTGGCGAAGGGCGGCGCCGGCCTTTCCGCCGATACGGCCAAAGCGCGGACATGGCTGCAGCAGGCGGCGGCACAGAACGACGTCGATGCCCGGAAGGCCCTCGACTCGCTGCCCAAGTAG
- a CDS encoding acetyl-CoA acetyltransferase has product MTACIVGWSHGKFGKLDGETSESLIVKAASEAIAHAGIAPGDIDVIYVGNMNGGFVRQEFHSSLALQTHPDLRFKPSTRVENACATGSAAIHMGLNTLAAKKARFVLVVGVEKMTELNSAQAGEVLIKASYVAEEATIEAGFAGIFGKITSAYFQRYGDKSDALAKIAVKAHKNGAKNPFAHFQKEFAYEFCRNPSDKNPFVAGPLKRTDCSPVTDGAAAVVLADVSTALGMKHAIAFRAAEHVNDFLPMSKRDIVKFEGPQLAWKRALAEAKLDLLDLSFVETHDCFTSAELIEYEAMGLTAPGEGERAILEGWVERDGKLPINVSGGLKAKGHPVGATGVSMHVMAAMQLAGAAPEGLQLPKARMGGVFNMGGAAVANYVSILEPLR; this is encoded by the coding sequence ATGACGGCCTGCATCGTCGGATGGTCCCACGGCAAATTCGGCAAGCTCGATGGCGAGACCAGTGAATCGCTGATCGTCAAGGCCGCCAGCGAGGCCATCGCCCACGCCGGCATCGCGCCCGGGGACATCGACGTCATCTATGTCGGCAACATGAACGGCGGCTTCGTGCGCCAGGAGTTCCACTCCTCGCTCGCGCTGCAGACCCATCCCGACCTGCGCTTCAAGCCCTCGACGCGCGTCGAGAACGCCTGCGCGACCGGCTCGGCCGCGATCCACATGGGCTTGAACACGCTCGCCGCCAAGAAGGCGCGCTTCGTGCTGGTGGTCGGGGTCGAGAAGATGACCGAACTCAACTCGGCGCAGGCCGGCGAGGTGCTGATCAAGGCCTCCTATGTCGCGGAGGAGGCGACCATCGAGGCAGGCTTCGCCGGCATCTTCGGCAAGATCACCTCGGCTTACTTCCAGCGCTACGGTGACAAGTCCGATGCGCTGGCCAAGATCGCGGTCAAGGCGCACAAGAACGGCGCCAAGAACCCCTTCGCGCACTTCCAGAAGGAGTTCGCCTACGAGTTCTGCCGCAACCCCTCGGACAAGAACCCGTTCGTGGCGGGACCGCTCAAGCGGACCGACTGCTCGCCGGTCACCGACGGCGCGGCAGCCGTCGTGCTGGCCGATGTCTCGACCGCACTCGGCATGAAACACGCCATCGCCTTCCGCGCCGCCGAGCACGTCAACGACTTCCTGCCGATGAGCAAGCGCGACATCGTCAAGTTCGAGGGACCGCAGCTCGCCTGGAAGCGCGCACTCGCCGAAGCCAAGCTCGACCTGCTCGACCTCTCGTTCGTGGAGACGCACGACTGTTTCACGTCGGCCGAGCTGATCGAATACGAAGCGATGGGCCTGACGGCGCCCGGCGAAGGCGAACGCGCCATCCTCGAAGGCTGGGTCGAGCGCGACGGCAAGCTGCCGATCAATGTCTCGGGCGGACTCAAGGCCAAGGGCCATCCCGTCGGCGCGACGGGCGTCAGTATGCACGTCATGGCGGCCATGCAGCTCGCGGGCGCAGCGCCCGAGGGCCTGCAGCTTCCAAAGGCCAGGATGGGCGGCGTGTTCAACATGGGCGGTGCCGCCGTGGCCAACTATGTGAGCATCCTGGAACCGCTGCGGTAG
- the cyoD gene encoding cytochrome o ubiquinol oxidase subunit IV, with amino-acid sequence MDRHALRSYLIGFALAVVLSAIPFWLVATHALPAQSTLLVIGIAAVLQVLVHLHFFLHIEFTTTPRENLLALVFTVLLIFIMVGGSFWIMFDLHSRMAL; translated from the coding sequence ATGGATCGCCACGCGCTGCGCTCCTACCTCATCGGCTTCGCGCTCGCCGTGGTGCTGAGTGCCATCCCGTTCTGGCTGGTCGCCACGCATGCCCTGCCGGCCCAGAGCACGCTGCTCGTGATCGGCATTGCCGCCGTCCTGCAGGTGCTGGTCCATCTGCACTTCTTCCTGCACATCGAGTTCACGACCACGCCGCGCGAGAACCTGCTGGCGCTCGTCTTCACCGTCCTGCTGATCTTCATCATGGTCGGTGGCAGCTTCTGGATCATGTTCGATCTGCACAGCCGTATGGCGCTCTAA
- a CDS encoding virulence factor, whose amino-acid sequence MDMDTVDLKLAQDCEALAVAASEGVGWLKGAATSSPTVAQQAPSLISELQKVRNQSRKLARAARRRMCVGVFGPSQAGKSYLVSILASRDGRPLQARFADKTYDFLRDINPPGNRESTGLVTRFGLGLSDVSPDFPVRVRLLTQTDIVKILGNSFLLDFDHQKATFERPDGEAIRKRLAELRARMLPAPQGDLDSDDVLDLIEYFDTFFAGITAELRTDFWREAIELAPRLSGHDRARLWSLLWYDFQPFTDLYLTLYEGLQKLAFAPEALLGMDALIPREKSIIDVLTLDRLGADSSDALLVRPRQADRRNAPDARLPRSLVCALTAELSVAIDEKPWDFFDHTDLLDFPGARSRLKLANLGDVAKAKGVSEGANPLRELLLRGKVAYLFQRYSAERELSAMLLCIPDGNQEVRDLSDMMTAWIDQTIGATPTERAKQKNALFLVLTKMDREFEQKAGETEESRKLRWSARLNNSLVNNFRGEWPTNWNGQPFNNTFWLRNPTVIDERLMDYRDGREIGIAEAFAGRALELREQFLANDEVRRHVAQPARAWDEAFKANDGGVSYLVQSLIPVCDPAIKRAQVRGQLEVQIRRLVDRLAGFHSASDGDARANKRELVQTVLRGLASCIQHQLFGELVAALQVADSALRDIYFRIATARAGEEPAGRGVKAAAPVGQSSTGAAVDLGAIFADVFGEDEGRAVPSPSGILEDRAERFAREAAEYWLENMRRLGADEKALSHFGVDRQHLGWLVDELVVGAHRLKLIDRLSSDVRALENAANAKWEDVAERQVRTAASALNGYVSALGFDRLPLDQRPGLPPHAPTRRVFQSPPTPDGAPVLSEEPTSIYADYCKDWMRAFLQLAMDNVGYEGGREITAEQNERLGTILRAVPA is encoded by the coding sequence ATGGACATGGATACAGTCGATCTCAAGCTGGCTCAGGACTGCGAGGCGCTGGCCGTCGCCGCGAGCGAGGGCGTGGGCTGGCTGAAGGGCGCGGCGACCTCGTCGCCGACCGTCGCGCAACAGGCGCCGTCGCTGATCAGCGAACTGCAGAAGGTGCGCAACCAGAGCCGGAAGCTGGCGCGCGCAGCGCGCCGGCGCATGTGCGTCGGCGTGTTCGGCCCCAGCCAGGCCGGCAAGTCCTACCTGGTATCCATTCTCGCCAGCCGCGACGGTCGTCCGCTGCAGGCGCGCTTCGCCGACAAGACGTACGATTTCCTGCGCGACATCAATCCGCCCGGCAATCGCGAATCGACCGGCCTCGTCACCCGCTTCGGCCTGGGGCTGAGCGACGTCTCGCCCGACTTTCCCGTGCGCGTGCGGCTGCTGACCCAGACCGACATCGTCAAGATCCTCGGCAACTCCTTCCTGCTCGACTTCGACCACCAGAAGGCGACGTTCGAGCGGCCCGACGGCGAGGCGATCCGCAAGCGCCTGGCCGAGCTGCGCGCCAGGATGCTGCCGGCGCCCCAGGGCGATCTGGATTCCGACGACGTGCTCGACCTGATCGAGTACTTCGACACTTTCTTCGCCGGCATCACCGCCGAGCTCCGGACCGACTTCTGGCGCGAGGCGATCGAGCTGGCGCCACGGCTGAGCGGCCACGACCGCGCCCGGCTGTGGTCCCTCCTCTGGTACGACTTCCAACCTTTCACCGACCTCTATCTCACGCTCTACGAGGGCCTGCAGAAGCTTGCCTTCGCACCCGAGGCGCTGCTCGGCATGGACGCCTTGATCCCGCGCGAGAAGAGCATCATCGACGTGCTCACCCTCGACCGGCTCGGCGCGGATTCTTCCGATGCGCTGCTGGTGCGCCCGCGACAGGCGGACCGCCGCAATGCGCCCGATGCGCGCTTGCCACGCTCGCTCGTCTGCGCCCTCACCGCCGAGCTCAGCGTCGCCATCGACGAGAAGCCGTGGGACTTCTTCGACCACACCGACCTGCTCGATTTCCCCGGGGCCCGCTCCCGCCTCAAGCTCGCCAACCTCGGCGACGTCGCCAAGGCCAAAGGCGTCTCCGAGGGCGCCAACCCGCTGCGCGAGCTGCTGCTGCGCGGCAAGGTCGCCTATCTCTTCCAGCGATATTCGGCGGAGCGCGAGCTCAGTGCCATGCTGCTCTGCATCCCCGACGGCAACCAGGAGGTCCGCGACCTTTCCGACATGATGACGGCCTGGATCGACCAGACGATCGGCGCCACGCCAACGGAACGCGCCAAACAGAAGAACGCGCTGTTCCTGGTGCTGACCAAGATGGACCGCGAGTTCGAGCAGAAGGCCGGCGAGACCGAGGAATCGCGCAAGCTGCGCTGGTCGGCGCGGCTCAACAACTCGCTGGTCAACAACTTCCGGGGCGAATGGCCGACCAACTGGAACGGACAGCCCTTCAACAACACGTTTTGGCTGCGCAATCCAACCGTCATCGACGAGCGGCTGATGGACTATCGTGACGGCCGCGAGATCGGCATCGCGGAGGCCTTCGCCGGGCGCGCCCTGGAGCTGCGCGAGCAGTTCCTCGCCAATGACGAGGTGCGGCGGCACGTCGCCCAGCCGGCGCGCGCCTGGGACGAGGCCTTCAAGGCCAACGACGGCGGCGTCTCCTATCTGGTGCAGAGCCTCATCCCGGTCTGCGACCCGGCGATCAAGCGCGCCCAGGTGCGCGGGCAGCTCGAGGTCCAGATCAGGCGCCTGGTCGACCGCCTGGCCGGCTTCCACAGCGCCTCCGACGGCGACGCTCGCGCCAACAAGCGCGAGCTCGTGCAGACGGTCCTGCGCGGCCTCGCCTCCTGCATCCAGCATCAGCTCTTCGGCGAGCTGGTCGCGGCGCTTCAGGTCGCGGACTCGGCGCTGCGCGACATCTACTTCCGCATCGCCACCGCCCGGGCCGGCGAGGAACCGGCGGGCCGCGGCGTCAAGGCGGCGGCGCCGGTCGGCCAGTCCTCGACCGGCGCCGCAGTCGATCTCGGCGCGATCTTCGCCGATGTCTTCGGCGAGGACGAGGGGCGGGCCGTGCCATCACCCTCGGGCATCCTCGAGGATCGCGCCGAACGCTTCGCCCGAGAAGCGGCCGAGTACTGGCTGGAGAACATGCGCCGCCTCGGCGCCGACGAGAAGGCACTGTCGCATTTCGGTGTCGACCGCCAGCATCTCGGCTGGTTGGTCGACGAACTGGTGGTGGGCGCGCATCGCCTGAAGCTGATCGACCGGCTCTCGTCCGACGTGCGCGCCCTCGAGAACGCCGCCAACGCCAAGTGGGAGGACGTCGCCGAGCGCCAGGTGCGCACCGCGGCTTCGGCACTCAACGGCTATGTCAGCGCGCTGGGCTTCGATCGCCTGCCGCTCGACCAGCGCCCAGGCCTGCCGCCACACGCGCCGACCCGGCGGGTCTTCCAGAGCCCGCCAACGCCCGATGGCGCACCCGTGCTGAGCGAAGAGCCGACGTCGATCTATGCCGACTACTGCAAGGACTGGATGCGAGCCTTCCTGCAGCTCGCGATGGACAATGTCGGCTACGAGGGCGGACGCGAGATCACCGCCGAGCAGAACGAGCGACTGGGGACGATCCTGCGCGCCGTTCCGGCCTGA
- the cyoC gene encoding cytochrome o ubiquinol oxidase subunit III, with protein MSTAVLSAHEREERETQEQRAFGFWLYLMSDAVIFALLFATYAIMIPGTAGGPTGRELFDLGNAAVETALLLVSSMTFGFASLSARAGRSDGVLLWLGITFLLGLGFVVLEVREFAGLIAQGAGPDRSGFLSAFFTLVGTHGVHVSMGLLWILVMAAQVKAKGLTVPVVARLLRLGLFWHFLDIAWVGIFSIVYLPGLV; from the coding sequence ATGAGCACGGCCGTGCTGTCCGCCCACGAGCGCGAGGAGAGGGAGACGCAGGAGCAGCGCGCGTTCGGCTTCTGGCTCTATCTCATGAGCGATGCGGTCATTTTCGCGCTGCTGTTCGCCACCTATGCCATCATGATCCCCGGCACGGCGGGCGGGCCGACGGGCAGGGAACTGTTCGATCTCGGCAATGCAGCCGTCGAGACGGCCCTGCTGCTGGTCTCCAGCATGACCTTCGGCTTCGCCAGCCTGTCGGCGCGCGCCGGCCGATCGGACGGGGTGCTGCTCTGGCTCGGCATCACCTTCCTGCTCGGATTGGGCTTCGTCGTTCTCGAGGTGCGCGAGTTCGCGGGCCTGATCGCCCAGGGGGCGGGTCCGGATCGCAGCGGATTTCTTTCGGCCTTCTTTACCCTGGTGGGCACGCACGGCGTGCATGTCAGTATGGGTCTGCTTTGGATTCTGGTGATGGCGGCGCAGGTCAAGGCCAAGGGTCTCACCGTGCCGGTCGTGGCGCGACTCCTGCGGCTTGGCCTGTTCTGGCACTTCCTCGACATCGCCTGGGTCGGCATCTTTTCCATCGTCTACCTGCCGGGGCTCGTCTGA
- the cyoB gene encoding cytochrome o ubiquinol oxidase subunit I gives MFGKLTLDALPLYSAIAAGGAAVTVGGALLVAVVLTWLKAWKYLWTEWLTSVDHKRIGVMYIVLALIMLLRGFVDAIMMRAQQAFALDSGGYLPPEHFDQIFSSHGTIMIFFMAMPFMTGLINVIMPLQIGTRDVAFPFLNAVSLWLSAAGAGLVMVSLVIGKFSTAGWTGYPPYSGIEHNPGVGVDYWIWAILISGVGSTMSGINFVVTILKRRAPGMTLMRMTPFVWTALCASVLMIFAFPAITVACGLLALDRVADMHFFTNAHGGNMMNYANLFWIWGHPEVYILILPAFGVFSEVVATFSRKRLFGYASLVYATAAIAVLSFTVWLHHFFTMGSSANVNAVFGVATMVIAVPTGVKVFNWLLTMYRGRIDFHPSMMWSIGFMVTFVIGGMTGVLLAIPPADYLMHNTTFLVAHFHNMIIPGVLFGYLAGYMYWFPKAFGFALDRKWGVRSFWCWIVGFYLAFMPLYLLGLKGMPRRMETYNDPSWQPYLMVAAFGAVVVAMGIGCMMMQLFVSIRDRALTRDLTGDPHDGRTLEWATASPPPAYNFAALPPVTDREPFLLMKERGVPYKRPAAYEDIRLPTNTAVAVGLGGLAFVLGFAIVWHIWWLAVASALAMFAAVVLRVSDDDTEFTLPAAEVERIEDERFRAMGRPS, from the coding sequence ATGTTCGGCAAGCTCACCCTGGATGCCCTGCCTCTCTACAGTGCCATTGCCGCCGGCGGCGCCGCGGTCACGGTCGGCGGCGCCCTTCTGGTGGCCGTCGTGCTCACTTGGCTCAAGGCCTGGAAGTATCTGTGGACGGAGTGGCTGACCAGCGTCGACCACAAGCGCATCGGCGTCATGTACATCGTCCTGGCGCTGATCATGCTGCTGCGCGGCTTCGTCGACGCCATCATGATGCGGGCACAGCAGGCCTTCGCGCTCGATTCGGGCGGCTACCTGCCACCCGAGCATTTCGACCAGATCTTCTCGTCGCACGGCACGATCATGATCTTCTTCATGGCGATGCCGTTCATGACCGGTCTGATCAACGTCATCATGCCGTTGCAGATCGGCACGCGGGACGTGGCCTTTCCCTTCCTCAATGCCGTCAGCCTGTGGCTGAGTGCGGCCGGTGCGGGCCTCGTCATGGTCTCGCTGGTGATCGGCAAGTTCTCGACCGCGGGCTGGACGGGCTATCCGCCGTATTCGGGCATCGAGCACAACCCCGGCGTCGGCGTCGACTACTGGATATGGGCGATCCTGATCAGCGGTGTCGGCTCGACGATGTCGGGCATCAATTTCGTCGTCACCATCCTGAAGCGCCGAGCGCCGGGCATGACGTTGATGCGCATGACGCCCTTCGTGTGGACGGCGCTCTGCGCTTCCGTGCTGATGATCTTCGCCTTCCCGGCCATCACCGTGGCCTGCGGGCTGCTCGCGCTCGACCGGGTTGCCGACATGCACTTCTTCACGAACGCGCATGGCGGCAACATGATGAACTACGCCAACCTGTTCTGGATCTGGGGCCATCCGGAGGTCTACATCCTGATCCTGCCGGCGTTCGGCGTGTTCTCCGAGGTGGTGGCGACCTTCTCGCGCAAGCGCCTGTTCGGCTACGCATCGCTGGTCTATGCCACGGCGGCCATCGCCGTCCTGTCCTTCACCGTCTGGCTGCACCACTTCTTCACCATGGGCTCGAGCGCCAACGTCAACGCCGTCTTCGGCGTGGCGACGATGGTGATCGCCGTGCCGACCGGCGTGAAGGTCTTCAACTGGCTGCTGACGATGTATCGTGGCCGCATCGACTTCCATCCGTCGATGATGTGGAGCATCGGCTTCATGGTGACGTTCGTGATCGGCGGCATGACCGGTGTGCTGCTGGCGATTCCGCCGGCCGACTACCTGATGCACAACACGACCTTCCTGGTCGCGCACTTCCACAACATGATCATCCCGGGCGTGCTGTTCGGTTATCTCGCCGGCTACATGTACTGGTTCCCCAAGGCATTCGGCTTCGCTCTCGACCGCAAGTGGGGCGTCCGCTCCTTCTGGTGCTGGATTGTGGGTTTCTATCTCGCCTTCATGCCGCTCTACCTGCTCGGCCTGAAGGGCATGCCGCGGCGCATGGAGACCTACAACGATCCGTCCTGGCAGCCCTACCTGATGGTGGCGGCGTTCGGTGCCGTCGTCGTCGCGATGGGCATCGGCTGCATGATGATGCAGCTCTTCGTGTCGATTCGCGACCGTGCGCTGACACGCGACCTGACGGGCGATCCGCACGACGGGCGCACGCTCGAATGGGCCACCGCCTCGCCGCCGCCCGCCTACAACTTCGCCGCTCTTCCGCCGGTCACCGACCGCGAGCCTTTCCTGCTGATGAAGGAGAGGGGAGTGCCCTACAAGCGGCCGGCCGCCTACGAGGACATCCGCCTTCCGACCAACACGGCGGTTGCCGTCGGGCTGGGCGGCCTCGCCTTCGTGCTGGGTTTTGCCATCGTGTGGCACATCTGGTGGCTGGCGGTCGCGAGCGCGCTCGCGATGTTCGCCGCGGTGGTCCTGCGCGTCTCCGACGACGACACCGAGTTCACGCTCCCGGCGGCCGAGGTCGAAAGGATCGAGGATGAGCGTTTCCGCGCCATGGGGCGGCCGTCATGA
- the cyoA gene encoding ubiquinol oxidase subunit II, which produces MIGWRRAVARAGLAIAAAVVVAGCDLRHSAVLDPKGPIALAERDLLFDAFYVMLIVVVPVIVLTLWFAWRYRASNTQAAYAPSWSESVRVDAVVWLIPALIVIALGVLLWRSTHKLDPYRPIEGAGTALEVQVVAQDWKWLFIYPEQGIASVNQLAFPAGRPVSLRITSDTVMNSFYVPQLAGQIYAMAGMQTRLQMLADQPGKFVGRNSQYSGSGYSDQHFEVVSLSQADYDAWVTRAKQAPARLDAGTYAALAAKSRRNPVAYYGGVEPGLYESIIARYSGPHGHHAHGGAAAPRR; this is translated from the coding sequence TTGATCGGATGGCGACGGGCGGTTGCGAGAGCCGGGCTGGCCATCGCCGCGGCCGTCGTGGTTGCGGGATGCGATCTCAGGCATTCCGCGGTGCTCGACCCCAAGGGCCCGATCGCACTCGCCGAACGCGACCTGTTGTTCGACGCCTTCTATGTCATGCTGATCGTCGTCGTACCGGTCATCGTGCTCACTTTGTGGTTCGCCTGGCGCTACCGGGCCTCAAACACCCAAGCTGCATATGCGCCGAGCTGGTCGGAGTCGGTGCGGGTCGATGCCGTCGTCTGGCTGATCCCGGCGCTGATCGTGATCGCGCTCGGCGTGCTGCTCTGGCGCAGCACGCACAAGCTCGATCCCTACCGGCCGATCGAGGGCGCCGGCACGGCGCTTGAGGTCCAGGTCGTCGCGCAGGATTGGAAGTGGCTGTTCATCTATCCCGAGCAGGGGATCGCTTCCGTCAACCAGCTCGCCTTCCCCGCCGGTCGCCCGGTGAGCCTGCGCATCACCTCCGACACGGTGATGAACTCCTTCTACGTGCCACAGCTTGCCGGCCAGATCTACGCCATGGCCGGCATGCAGACGCGGCTGCAGATGCTTGCCGACCAGCCCGGGAAGTTCGTCGGGCGTAACAGCCAGTACTCCGGGAGCGGCTACTCCGACCAGCATTTCGAGGTCGTGTCGCTTTCCCAGGCCGACTACGATGCGTGGGTGACGCGCGCCAAACAGGCGCCGGCGAGGCTCGATGCCGGCACCTATGCAGCGCTTGCCGCCAAGAGCCGACGCAATCCGGTCGCATACTATGGCGGAGTCGAGCCCGGCCTCTACGAATCGATCATCGCCCGCTACTCGGGCCCGCACGGCCACCACGCGCACGGCGGTGCCGCCGCGCCGCGGAGATAG